In Nitrosococcus oceani ATCC 19707, the following proteins share a genomic window:
- a CDS encoding efflux RND transporter permease subunit, which translates to MNFARFFTDHPVFASVLSILIIIIGSLAILTLPIERHPQIAPPTVVVSTTYPGASGETVAKTVATPLEQEINGVEDMLYMSSQATNDGALRLTITFELGTDLDKAQVLVQNRVALAEPRLPEEVRRMGISVRKSSPDLSLVVNIISPDQRYDQIYLSNYALIHVREALARLPGVGDIALFGGRDYSMRVWLDPESLASRELTAMDVVRAIREQNVQVAAGTLGEPPIPGSTDLQLTVNTMGRLTEAEQFGKIIVKTGTEGQVTYVRDIARIELGAASYASNLYLGSQPTVGIIIFQRPGSNALETKQAVMETMERLAKDFPPGIAYRVVYDTTTFIEESVKSVVKVLFEAVLIVLVVVLVFLQNWRATLIPMLAVPVSLIGTFAVLAALGFSLNTLTLAAMVLAIGIVVDDAIVVVENVERNLEAGLPRREATLKAMGEVSGAIIAMALVLGAVFIPTAFISGVTGQFYQQFALTIAAATIISAINSLTLSPALSAIFLKSPDEKKDFLQRWLDRLFGWFFKGFNWVFGWFWTKYTLLIRRLVRMSVLMLGIYGGLLGLTYLGFTQVPTGFIPQEDQGYLIVFAQLPDAASLERTDAVLRRANEIILDTKGILSTNAVAGWSVIMRGNQPNVGTIFVILDPFSERTEENLGANAIAETLQQRLGEIQEAFIGVFPPPSVRGIGNLGGFKMEIQDQGGRGLHALQDAVEQVIITGNQTPELSGLFTTFRANVPQIYLDIDRTQARSMGVPLSNVFDTLQVYLGSLYVNDFNLFGRTFRVVAQADGAFRDQPEDIYLLKTRNVSGEMVPLGALVDIQETTGPDKVNRYNLFPAAEVNGDAMPGISSGQAISLMEAIAERELPRGFGFEWTELTYQQILAGNTAVYIFPLCVLFVFLVLAAQYESWSLPLAVILIVPMCLLSAIMGIWFMGMDNNIFTQIGFIVLIGLASKNAILIVEFAKQLQDKQGLNRYKAAVESSRLRLRPILMTSFAFVFGVLPLVIAEGAGAESRELLGVAVLSGMLGVTFFGLVFTPIFYVVVRTFVERRQVRVRAEMPKPVHKEGDIEPLTPGNSD; encoded by the coding sequence ATGAATTTTGCCCGTTTTTTCACGGATCATCCGGTATTCGCGTCGGTACTATCGATCCTAATTATTATTATCGGCAGTCTTGCTATCCTGACTCTTCCTATTGAACGCCATCCCCAGATTGCCCCGCCGACAGTCGTCGTAAGCACCACTTATCCTGGCGCCAGTGGAGAAACGGTGGCTAAAACCGTCGCCACTCCCCTTGAGCAGGAAATCAACGGCGTTGAGGACATGCTGTATATGTCTTCCCAGGCAACTAACGATGGGGCGCTTCGGCTCACCATTACCTTTGAATTGGGCACTGATCTAGATAAGGCTCAGGTGCTGGTGCAAAACCGGGTGGCGTTGGCGGAGCCTCGGCTGCCGGAAGAGGTCCGCCGGATGGGGATCTCGGTGCGTAAGAGCTCGCCTGATTTGAGTTTGGTTGTCAATATTATTTCGCCGGATCAACGCTATGATCAAATCTACCTCAGTAATTATGCCCTTATCCATGTTCGCGAGGCCCTGGCGCGGTTGCCGGGGGTAGGAGATATCGCCCTGTTTGGAGGTCGTGATTACAGTATGCGGGTCTGGCTGGATCCGGAGAGTCTTGCTTCCCGTGAACTGACAGCAATGGATGTGGTGCGCGCCATTCGGGAGCAGAATGTGCAGGTTGCTGCAGGTACTTTAGGCGAACCCCCCATCCCTGGTAGCACCGATCTGCAACTGACTGTTAATACCATGGGGCGGCTTACCGAGGCCGAGCAGTTTGGCAAGATCATTGTTAAAACCGGCACTGAGGGGCAAGTGACCTATGTTCGTGATATCGCGCGTATTGAACTGGGCGCCGCAAGCTATGCTTCTAACCTCTATCTCGGCAGTCAACCTACCGTTGGAATCATCATTTTTCAGCGGCCGGGCAGCAATGCCCTGGAGACCAAGCAGGCTGTGATGGAAACCATGGAACGGTTAGCCAAGGATTTCCCTCCCGGAATCGCCTACCGTGTGGTCTATGACACCACCACTTTTATTGAAGAATCGGTGAAATCGGTGGTCAAAGTACTGTTTGAAGCAGTGCTCATCGTGTTGGTGGTGGTGCTGGTGTTTCTGCAAAATTGGCGTGCGACCTTAATTCCCATGCTGGCGGTTCCTGTCTCTCTGATTGGCACCTTTGCGGTATTGGCGGCCTTGGGGTTCTCCCTCAATACCCTGACGCTAGCGGCGATGGTACTGGCCATTGGCATTGTCGTGGATGACGCCATTGTGGTGGTGGAAAACGTGGAGCGTAACCTGGAGGCGGGCCTGCCGCGCCGGGAAGCTACCCTCAAGGCCATGGGGGAGGTGTCGGGAGCGATCATTGCCATGGCTTTGGTGCTAGGGGCGGTGTTTATCCCCACTGCTTTCATCTCGGGGGTGACGGGGCAATTTTATCAGCAATTTGCGCTGACTATCGCTGCCGCTACTATTATTTCGGCCATTAACTCGTTAACTTTGAGTCCGGCTCTAAGCGCTATTTTTTTGAAGTCTCCGGATGAAAAGAAGGATTTTTTACAGCGTTGGCTTGATCGGCTTTTTGGCTGGTTTTTTAAGGGATTTAATTGGGTTTTTGGCTGGTTTTGGACTAAATATACACTGCTTATTCGCCGCCTCGTGCGGATGAGCGTGCTGATGCTAGGAATCTACGGCGGGTTGCTAGGGCTCACCTACCTGGGGTTTACCCAAGTGCCGACCGGTTTTATTCCCCAGGAAGATCAGGGCTATTTGATTGTCTTTGCCCAGCTTCCGGACGCAGCTTCCCTGGAGCGCACCGATGCGGTGCTTCGTCGGGCCAACGAAATTATTCTCGATACGAAGGGTATATTGAGTACCAATGCGGTGGCGGGATGGTCAGTGATCATGCGCGGGAATCAGCCTAATGTGGGCACTATTTTCGTCATTCTAGATCCTTTCTCCGAGCGCACAGAGGAAAACTTGGGTGCTAACGCTATTGCCGAAACGCTCCAGCAGCGGCTCGGCGAAATCCAGGAAGCCTTTATCGGGGTCTTTCCTCCTCCCTCGGTGCGGGGTATCGGTAACCTCGGCGGATTTAAGATGGAGATCCAGGATCAAGGAGGACGTGGGTTGCATGCTCTGCAAGATGCGGTGGAACAGGTGATTATCACGGGAAATCAAACCCCTGAATTGAGTGGATTATTTACCACCTTCCGAGCCAATGTTCCCCAGATTTATTTGGATATTGACCGTACCCAAGCGCGCTCCATGGGGGTGCCCCTTAGTAATGTTTTCGATACCCTGCAAGTTTATCTGGGCTCCCTCTATGTCAATGATTTTAATCTTTTTGGCCGTACTTTTCGGGTTGTAGCCCAGGCGGATGGAGCGTTTCGCGACCAGCCTGAAGATATCTATCTGCTGAAAACCCGTAACGTGAGTGGTGAGATGGTGCCCCTTGGCGCCTTAGTGGATATTCAAGAAACTACGGGTCCTGATAAAGTCAATCGTTACAACCTATTTCCTGCCGCAGAGGTAAATGGCGATGCGATGCCTGGAATTAGTTCAGGACAGGCTATTTCTTTGATGGAAGCCATTGCCGAGCGTGAATTACCCCGGGGATTTGGTTTTGAATGGACGGAACTGACTTATCAGCAAATCCTGGCGGGCAATACCGCCGTTTATATCTTCCCCCTCTGTGTGCTGTTCGTTTTTCTCGTGCTCGCTGCCCAGTATGAAAGCTGGTCGTTGCCGTTGGCGGTGATCCTGATTGTGCCCATGTGTCTGCTGTCTGCCATTATGGGGATCTGGTTCATGGGTATGGATAATAATATTTTTACCCAAATCGGTTTTATCGTGCTTATCGGGCTGGCGAGTAAAAATGCGATCCTAATCGTTGAGTTTGCCAAGCAATTACAGGATAAACAGGGTTTGAACCGGTATAAGGCCGCAGTAGAATCCTCCAGGTTGCGCTTGCGCCCCATCCTCATGACCTCTTTTGCTTTTGTTTTTGGGGTATTGCCCCTGGTGATCGCCGAGGGGGCTGGAGCGGAAAGCCGGGAACTCCTTGGAGTGGCCGTTTTAAGTGGTATGCTTGGGGTCACCTTTTTTGGCCTTGTGTTCACACCCATTTTCTATGTTGTGGTTCGCACATTTGTAGAGCGCCGCCAGGTGCGGGTGCGAGCCGAGATGCCTAAGCCAGTTCATAAAGAGGGGGATATTGAGCCGCTAACCCCTGGTAACTCAGATTAA
- a CDS encoding efflux RND transporter periplasmic adaptor subunit, whose translation MIKSFFHAGVVAAIFLGLNGCNDPTPQLSEPPPPEVTVAHPIQREIVEWDYYTGRTEAAKTVEIRARVSGYLDEIAFEPGKIVEKGDLLFVIDQRPYQAVLAQARAGLKRARAQLTLAITELERAEQLVGRKLIAREEYDQRLAERQVAQAEVMEMQAAVESARLDLNFTEIRAPIGGRISRQLVDGGNLIIGGGEGNATLLAILVSIDPIYVYIDADERAVLKYRRLHQEGSRVSARYARILAQVGLATDKDFPFQGIIDYVAPRANPSTGTVRARIVIPNPDDQLSGGFFARVRIPGSGRYRATLITDRAISQDQGQKFVYVVNDENKVAYRRVELGPIVDGLRIVRAGLEPEERIIIKGVQRAREGIEVSPQLAPMTAPEASTQTSAKPLILEAGKEFSPGQG comes from the coding sequence ATGATTAAATCTTTTTTCCATGCTGGGGTTGTTGCCGCCATTTTTCTTGGTTTAAATGGTTGCAATGATCCCACTCCCCAACTTTCGGAACCGCCGCCGCCAGAGGTCACGGTTGCCCACCCTATCCAACGGGAGATCGTCGAATGGGACTACTATACAGGGCGTACCGAAGCGGCTAAGACCGTAGAAATCCGCGCTCGGGTCAGTGGTTATCTTGATGAAATTGCTTTTGAGCCAGGCAAGATTGTTGAGAAAGGGGATTTGCTGTTCGTCATTGATCAACGTCCTTACCAGGCGGTGCTGGCCCAGGCCCGGGCGGGTTTGAAGCGGGCCCGGGCCCAGCTTACTTTGGCGATAACGGAACTTGAGCGCGCCGAGCAGTTGGTGGGAAGAAAACTGATTGCCCGTGAGGAATACGATCAACGGCTTGCCGAGCGGCAGGTTGCCCAAGCAGAAGTCATGGAAATGCAGGCTGCCGTTGAATCTGCTCGCCTTGATCTTAACTTTACCGAGATCAGGGCGCCCATAGGGGGGCGTATTAGCCGGCAGTTGGTGGATGGGGGCAACTTGATTATCGGGGGAGGCGAGGGTAATGCTACTTTGCTCGCCATCTTGGTTTCCATTGATCCCATTTATGTTTATATCGATGCCGATGAACGGGCAGTGCTTAAGTATAGGCGCTTGCACCAAGAAGGTAGTCGGGTGAGTGCACGCTATGCGCGAATTCTAGCCCAAGTGGGCCTTGCGACAGACAAAGACTTTCCTTTTCAAGGGATTATCGACTATGTTGCGCCCCGGGCAAACCCCTCTACCGGCACTGTACGCGCTCGGATTGTCATCCCTAATCCGGATGATCAGTTAAGCGGTGGTTTTTTCGCCCGGGTGCGAATACCTGGAAGTGGCCGCTATCGGGCCACATTGATTACGGATCGGGCGATTAGTCAGGACCAGGGGCAAAAATTCGTTTATGTGGTAAACGATGAGAATAAGGTCGCCTACCGCCGGGTTGAGTTGGGTCCTATCGTGGATGGTTTGCGCATTGTTCGTGCTGGTCTGGAGCCGGAGGAGCGGATCATTATCAAAGGCGTCCAACGGGCCCGGGAAGGTATCGAAGTTAGCCCCCAGTTGGCACCCATGACGGCCCCGGAGGCTTCTACCCAAACCAGCGCTAAGCCACTTATTTTGGAGGCTGGCAAAGAATTTTCTCCCGGCCAAGGTTAA
- a CDS encoding O-acetyl-ADP-ribose deacetylase, protein MNDPRITIMQGDITKMEVDAIVNAANQTLLGGGGVDGAIHRAAGPELKEECRSLGGCKTGEAKLTRGYQLPARYIIHTVGPIWKGGQHNEDQLLAQCYRNSLKITLAKKISTLAFPSISTGAYGFPLERACRIALQEVKAFLDQNPGIKQIYFVCFSEKDLKKYQEAFQTMSA, encoded by the coding sequence ATGAATGATCCACGCATCACCATCATGCAAGGTGATATTACGAAAATGGAGGTGGATGCCATTGTCAACGCCGCTAATCAAACTCTTTTAGGGGGGGGAGGCGTGGATGGGGCCATCCACCGGGCCGCTGGGCCAGAACTCAAGGAGGAATGCCGGAGCCTAGGCGGCTGCAAGACGGGAGAAGCTAAACTCACCAGGGGATACCAGCTCCCAGCAAGATACATCATTCACACGGTCGGCCCTATCTGGAAGGGAGGTCAGCATAACGAGGATCAACTTCTAGCCCAATGTTACCGAAATAGCCTAAAGATTACGCTAGCAAAGAAGATTTCAACACTTGCCTTTCCTTCTATTAGCACCGGCGCCTACGGCTTTCCCCTTGAGCGGGCTTGCCGGATCGCCCTTCAGGAGGTGAAGGCATTTCTTGACCAAAATCCCGGGATCAAGCAAATCTATTTCGTCTGTTTCTCTGAAAAGGATCTTAAAAAATATCAAGAAGCATTTCAAACGATGTCAGCATAA
- a CDS encoding M48 family metallopeptidase — MDFFQAQNDARRNTNRFVLLFIVAVMVLVLLTNFLVMAFMGAFSAYFGNDLVMGRYADSLLASGGNSADILSWAFWKAFLRVFDWQMFFGVGFIVTAIVAAASFYKIMALSSGGKVVAEMLGGRLIRPNTELPSERRVLNIVEEMAIASGTPVPLVYVLPEAGINAFAAGFTPGDAVIGVTEGSIRHLNRDQLQGVIAHEFSHILNGDIRLNIRLMGLLHGILIISIIGSYLLRYRSSSRRRRSDSTAATVVLGLGLVAIGSVGSFFGSLIKASVSRQREYLADASAVQFTRNPDGIADALRKIGGFAEGSTLESPSAAEVSHAFFANGVRSMLASFLATHPPLGDRIRRIQPHWNGEFLEAGRQADEIISTETPEPVANQSFPFQGAISPAVADIAFAMNNVGRPQQQHLEYAHALIDQVPNELIEAVREPYGARALIHALVINKDSEVRKSQLEHLEKQGDQGVHELTARLLTLVDALGNQFRLPLIEISIASMRQLSPSQYQLFKKNLSVLIEADNKISIFQWALQKIVFHNLDSGFNKPSVFSVTGKYSALSQLENEIGILLSLLVHAEHDNYKDAEKAFNAAKRQLDNIHIKLLQSSIINLNELDTAIDRLALLKPLLKPRVLKACAASITVNNHVSVIEAELLRAFSAAIDCPMPLLLNPLNKG; from the coding sequence ATGGATTTTTTTCAAGCGCAAAATGATGCCCGTCGGAATACAAACCGCTTTGTCCTGCTTTTTATTGTTGCGGTAATGGTATTGGTCCTGCTGACCAATTTTTTGGTGATGGCATTTATGGGGGCGTTCTCGGCCTATTTTGGTAATGATTTGGTAATGGGCCGTTATGCCGATAGCCTTTTAGCAAGCGGTGGCAATTCCGCGGATATCCTTTCATGGGCTTTCTGGAAAGCCTTTTTGCGCGTATTCGATTGGCAAATGTTTTTTGGCGTTGGGTTTATAGTCACGGCTATTGTGGCTGCGGCGAGTTTTTATAAAATTATGGCGCTTTCCTCTGGCGGTAAAGTGGTTGCGGAAATGTTGGGCGGACGTTTGATTCGCCCAAATACCGAGCTACCATCGGAGCGTAGAGTACTTAATATCGTTGAGGAAATGGCAATCGCCTCTGGTACGCCCGTGCCCCTTGTTTATGTCTTACCAGAGGCAGGGATTAATGCTTTTGCTGCTGGTTTTACGCCAGGCGATGCAGTAATTGGAGTGACCGAAGGTAGTATACGGCATTTAAACCGCGATCAGCTACAGGGAGTGATTGCCCATGAATTTAGTCATATTCTTAATGGCGATATACGACTCAATATTAGATTGATGGGTTTGCTCCATGGCATATTGATAATTAGTATTATCGGTTCTTATTTATTACGTTACAGAAGTTCCTCTCGAAGGAGGCGGAGCGATAGTACAGCTGCCACCGTTGTCTTGGGGCTTGGGTTAGTGGCGATTGGTTCTGTTGGATCTTTTTTTGGCAGTCTTATTAAAGCATCGGTAAGCCGCCAACGGGAATACCTTGCCGATGCTTCCGCCGTGCAATTTACCCGTAATCCGGATGGTATAGCCGATGCTTTAAGAAAAATTGGAGGTTTTGCTGAAGGTTCAACATTAGAAAGCCCCTCGGCAGCAGAGGTAAGCCATGCCTTTTTTGCTAATGGTGTTCGTTCAATGCTAGCTTCCTTTTTGGCAACCCATCCTCCTTTGGGCGATCGGATTCGTCGTATTCAACCCCATTGGAACGGGGAATTCCTGGAAGCCGGACGCCAAGCCGATGAAATAATCTCCACGGAGACCCCAGAGCCAGTAGCGAATCAAAGCTTTCCTTTTCAGGGTGCGATTTCTCCAGCAGTGGCGGATATTGCTTTTGCCATGAATAACGTTGGCCGTCCTCAGCAGCAACATCTGGAGTATGCACATGCCCTTATTGACCAAGTCCCTAATGAGCTTATTGAAGCAGTGCGGGAACCTTATGGCGCTAGAGCCTTAATTCATGCCTTAGTTATAAATAAGGACTCCGAGGTTCGAAAATCGCAGTTAGAGCATTTAGAAAAGCAGGGAGATCAAGGTGTTCATGAGTTAACGGCTCGATTATTAACCCTCGTTGATGCCTTGGGGAATCAATTTCGGTTACCCTTGATAGAAATCAGCATTGCTTCAATGCGCCAGCTATCGCCATCACAATACCAATTATTTAAAAAGAATCTTTCCGTATTGATTGAGGCAGATAATAAAATTAGTATTTTTCAGTGGGCTCTACAGAAGATTGTCTTCCATAATTTGGATTCTGGGTTTAACAAACCTTCAGTATTTTCCGTTACCGGGAAATATTCCGCTCTATCTCAGTTAGAAAATGAAATTGGTATTCTATTGTCTTTATTAGTTCATGCCGAGCATGATAATTACAAGGATGCTGAAAAAGCTTTTAATGCAGCAAAAAGACAGTTGGATAATATCCATATAAAGCTACTACAAAGTTCAATCATTAATTTAAATGAACTTGATACTGCAATTGATCGATTAGCGTTGCTCAAGCCATTGCTCAAACCCCGTGTTTTGAAGGCATGTGCTGCTTCTATTACGGTAAACAATCATGTTTCTGTAATAGAGGCCGAATTGTTACGCGCCTTCTCCGCGGCGATAGATTGTCCCATGCCCTTGTTACTCAATCCCTTAAATAAGGGGTAA
- a CDS encoding LemA family protein has protein sequence MGMTGIIALGVIVAMILYVIVIYNRLVAFKNRYKNAFAQIEVQLKRRYDLIPNLVETAKGYLQHERKTLEAVIAARNQAVTDLRQAASDPGSGDAINRLSHAEQTLTGALGKLNIVVEDYPDLKANQNMMQLSEELTSTENRVAFARQSFNDAVMHYNTYKQSFPQNMLAGMFGHGPDSALLQFEDSQAIQAVPSISF, from the coding sequence ATGGGAATGACGGGTATTATTGCTTTAGGGGTAATCGTAGCAATGATTTTGTATGTCATTGTGATTTACAATCGACTAGTAGCCTTTAAAAACCGCTATAAAAATGCGTTTGCACAAATCGAGGTTCAGTTAAAACGCCGCTATGATTTAATCCCTAATCTAGTAGAAACAGCTAAAGGATACTTGCAACACGAGCGAAAAACCCTGGAGGCGGTCATTGCTGCTAGAAACCAGGCGGTGACAGATTTGAGGCAAGCTGCTTCTGATCCTGGCAGTGGGGATGCAATTAATCGGTTATCCCATGCGGAGCAAACGCTTACTGGTGCGCTTGGTAAGCTTAATATTGTTGTGGAAGATTACCCCGATCTTAAAGCCAACCAAAATATGATGCAGCTCAGCGAAGAGCTGACGAGTACAGAAAACAGAGTTGCCTTCGCCAGACAATCGTTTAACGATGCGGTCATGCATTACAATACTTATAAACAATCATTTCCGCAGAACATGCTTGCTGGTATGTTTGGCCATGGTCCGGATTCGGCATTATTACAGTTTGAGGATAGCCAAGCTATTCAGGCCGTTCCAAGCATTTCATTTTAA
- a CDS encoding glycosyltransferase family protein, giving the protein MKTIAYFITSHGFGHAARACAVMDALRKNLSKIQFEIYTQVPPWFFQGSLQGNFNYHALLTDIGIVQKSPLHEDLKHTLHALDRFLPFNPSQVVRLAKQIQKNQCELMLCDISPLGITVAKEAEIPAVLIENFTWDWIYQSYLSQHPEIGKYIDFFKGLFETADYHIQTQPACHPTPVDLTTPPVSRKARLFRQQIRSKLSLPQNAPVILISMGGIPPGHYPFLAQIAAQQALFFIIPGVGESLQRHENIVFLPHHSEFFHPDLIQASDLVLGKLGYSTLAETYWAGIPFGYIIRTHFRESEILDKFAKKEMDGFAMNETQFNRGDWISQLPYYLNLPSRERFGPNGSEQIARFILSLSP; this is encoded by the coding sequence GTGAAAACTATCGCTTACTTTATCACCTCCCATGGTTTTGGCCATGCGGCGCGAGCCTGCGCGGTCATGGACGCATTACGGAAAAATCTTTCTAAAATCCAATTTGAAATTTATACTCAGGTTCCCCCTTGGTTCTTCCAAGGCTCCCTACAGGGAAATTTTAATTATCATGCCTTGCTAACCGATATTGGCATTGTTCAGAAATCGCCCTTACATGAAGATTTGAAGCACACGCTACATGCTCTTGACCGCTTCCTTCCTTTTAACCCCTCTCAAGTGGTTAGACTTGCCAAGCAAATCCAAAAAAACCAATGTGAGCTTATGCTATGCGATATCTCGCCTTTGGGAATCACAGTAGCCAAGGAAGCAGAAATACCGGCAGTTCTCATTGAAAACTTCACCTGGGATTGGATTTACCAAAGTTACCTTAGCCAGCATCCAGAAATCGGCAAATATATTGATTTTTTTAAGGGTTTATTTGAAACAGCGGATTATCATATTCAAACTCAACCAGCTTGCCACCCCACACCGGTTGATTTAACCACTCCGCCCGTTTCCCGAAAAGCCAGACTTTTTAGGCAACAAATTCGAAGCAAACTCAGCCTGCCTCAGAATGCTCCAGTTATTTTAATTAGCATGGGCGGCATTCCCCCAGGACACTACCCCTTTCTAGCGCAAATAGCTGCCCAGCAAGCCCTGTTTTTTATCATTCCCGGGGTGGGTGAGAGTCTACAACGTCATGAAAATATAGTTTTTTTACCCCACCATTCCGAATTTTTCCATCCGGATTTAATCCAAGCCTCGGATCTGGTATTGGGAAAGCTAGGCTACAGTACCCTGGCCGAAACCTACTGGGCGGGCATCCCATTTGGCTATATCATCCGAACCCATTTCCGGGAATCAGAGATACTCGATAAATTTGCGAAAAAAGAGATGGACGGTTTTGCCATGAATGAAACCCAATTTAACAGGGGCGATTGGATTTCCCAATTACCTTATTATCTCAATTTACCTTCCCGGGAGCGTTTTGGCCCTAATGGCTCTGAGCAAATAGCTCGCTTTATTCTCTCTTTGTCACCATAA
- a CDS encoding DNA/RNA non-specific endonuclease: MARQKKINPFQVFLTVWQLGRQRPLVLLLLVLTSGFWYGYELYIARPGMVYMGVPKAQNWKQPHTWTRIFRNDGFMVGYSDLRGNPLWVSYKVETIPDNAPYYKRPQRFSADWRNLTHIAHDDYRHSGYDRGHMAPNYAISRLYGEQAQLDTFLMTNITPQKPKLNQKLWQRLEEVEINHFTKRFKTIWVFTGPIFDPNIERLKSSYRVEIPDAFYKIYFAPSHEKMLAFIVKQEGVRGKEPLDKFLVSVDDVEKQTGFDFFHELEDTLEEQLESSTEPDPWQLKEVARLPARY, translated from the coding sequence ATGGCAAGGCAAAAAAAAATAAACCCTTTTCAAGTCTTTCTTACCGTTTGGCAATTGGGGCGTCAGCGCCCCCTTGTTTTGCTACTACTGGTGCTGACAAGCGGATTCTGGTATGGCTACGAACTGTATATTGCCCGCCCCGGAATGGTATACATGGGGGTTCCCAAAGCTCAAAATTGGAAACAGCCCCATACCTGGACCCGAATTTTCCGTAATGATGGCTTTATGGTGGGCTATTCGGACCTGCGGGGTAACCCCCTATGGGTCAGTTACAAGGTCGAAACCATACCCGATAACGCGCCTTACTATAAACGCCCTCAGCGGTTCAGCGCCGACTGGCGCAATCTAACCCATATCGCCCACGATGATTACCGCCACAGTGGCTACGACCGGGGCCACATGGCGCCCAACTATGCGATTAGCCGGCTTTATGGAGAACAGGCTCAGCTGGATACTTTTCTCATGACCAATATCACTCCGCAAAAACCCAAATTGAATCAAAAATTGTGGCAGCGCCTAGAAGAAGTAGAAATTAATCATTTCACCAAGCGGTTCAAAACGATTTGGGTATTCACCGGTCCAATTTTCGATCCTAATATCGAGCGGCTTAAATCCTCATACCGGGTGGAAATACCCGATGCCTTTTACAAAATCTATTTCGCCCCCTCGCATGAGAAAATGCTTGCCTTTATCGTGAAGCAAGAAGGGGTGCGGGGTAAAGAGCCCCTAGATAAATTTCTGGTCAGTGTTGATGACGTGGAAAAGCAAACCGGCTTTGATTTTTTCCATGAACTAGAAGACACTTTGGAGGAGCAATTGGAATCCTCCACCGAACCGGACCCCTGGCAACTGAAGGAGGTCGCCCGGTTACCCGCCCGCTA